In Candidatus Binatia bacterium, the sequence ATGCACCTCCGGGGCCGTGGCATCAGTCGCGTGTTGATACTTCGCATGCCGCCGATAGCCGGCGCCGTAGCGTCTAGGCTGACAGTTCCATGCACGTTGGTATTCGACGATGCGCGCCGGCCAGGGGGCTACCCTGCCGCGGCGTGTGGCGCTTAGGAGCAGGCGATCAAAGCCGATCCGCGGGAGACTGGGATTGTGGCAAGAGCGGTTATAAGTAACAGCCCGGTGGTGGGGTTTGTGTACACAGGTGCCACTTGCGGTGCCACTTCGGCGGTGAAAAGGCGTGAGAACGGGTGGAAGCGGTTGAGGGTCTGTCGCGCGGGCGGTGTTGTCGTTTAGCGAGGGATTCGCATTTTCGCTGGATTTACGCTGCCTTCTTGAACGGCCTTCTAAGCCGTAGGTCGACGGTTCGAATCCGTTCTGGCGCATTGCCTTTCTTCTCGCGGTGGAGAAGCGATCACGGCGGCGGTTCACACTGCGCCTATCGCCATCCGACACATCCCGGTTGCGTGGTCGAAATCCGCTTCGTTCCGCTCCGGAGGAAACCCGCCGTCCGCCGAAGGCTCCATGCCGAAGGGGAATCGCGGGGCACGAGTCGCCGGGCACCACCGAACTCTACGACCGCACCGTCGACCAAGTCAGCCTCGACGAGATCGAGCGGATCTGATTCAGTGGTTCTCCTCCGGGCTGTTGTGGCCTCACCAGCTTTTGACACTCTCTGACATCACGAGTATCCGTGATCTATGAACGTCTCTCTCAGCCCCAAACTGGAGAAGCTCATCAACGACAAGGTCAAGACCGGCCTGTATCACGCCGCCAGCGAGGTCATTCACGAAGGTCTACGCCTCTTGGAAGAGCGGGACCGGCTCTATCAGGGGCGCCTCAAGGAACTCCGGCGCGAAGTGAAGAAGGGATTGGATCAACTGGATCGCGGCGAGAGTATTCCCGGCGAGCAGGTATTTGTCGAGCTGCGCGCCAAAGCACGGGAGCGGCGGCGCAAGGCGAGATGAGTCGCATCCGCTTCGCAGTTGACGCACGCCGGGACCTTGACGAGATTTGGGAGTACAGCGCGGAGCACGGCGGCGTCGATGCGGCGGAGCGGTTCGCCAATGCCATTGAGAAGCGCTGCCGGCTGCTGGCCACGGCACCCGGAGCGGGCCGCCGTCGCGACGAGTTGGGGCCTGGGCTTCGGAGCTTTCCGGTCGGGCCGTACGTAATCTTCTACCAGCGCGCCAAACGTGGGATCGAGATCGCCCGTGTGTTACGCGGCGCGCGTGATATCGCCGAGCTGTTCTGACCCGACCACCCTGCCCGACGCGTGGTCCGCTGGCGCGCCAGAGCCGCCGGCATCAAGACCAAGACCGGCTGTCAGACCCTTTGCCCTCCGGCGCAGACCTGCGGAGCACGAAGCTCTACGACCGCACCACCACCCAGGTCAGTCTCGACGAGATTGAGCGCATCGCGATTTGACCTAACTCTTATTTCAGGGGCTGACCTTCAGGCCCCGTTGGCTGGTGAAGGCAAGCTCGAAGTTGGCAATCGTGAGGAACTGCGTCGGGTGGGCCACGCTGTACTTGGCTCCACGTTTCGGATCGTACGGAACCCACGCACTCTCGTGCGTGCCCTACACCTCATCCGCGGTCACTGCGACGGCGAACGGTACGCCGAGCGCTTCAAAGTGCCGCTTCCCACAACGCACCTTGTCCGCTTCGCTGGTTCGAAGCTTCAGGAAATCTCGGGTCCCCTTGGTCTCGCGCACCAGATACAGCGCTTGGCCGTCGTGTTTGAGGATGGCCCAGTCGGGGTTGTACTTGCCGACCGGCGTGTCGATCTCGAACCAGCCTGGTAGTTTCAAAAAGAGCTTGATGTCCTCGCGTTGGTCCAGCCGGCGAGCGAACTCACGTTCCACCTCCGACTCGTAGACGACGTATTCGTAGACCGAATGGTCGACCGGCAGCGCGTTGAGGTAGTTGATCAGCTCCTCGTTTTTGAAGAGCATCATCTGCCACTCGGCGTCCCCGCCGGCTCCGTCGATCGGCTCATATTTGATTCCGTCGACAAGCAGGCGGTGTAGCTCGTGTTTGAGGATCGCTGCCACGGCGTCCATGAAGCGCTGCGGGTTGTTGAAGAACTCGGCGAGTCGACCCGATTCCTTGAGGATGCGCACCA encodes:
- a CDS encoding type II toxin-antitoxin system ParD family antitoxin, which gives rise to MNVSLSPKLEKLINDKVKTGLYHAASEVIHEGLRLLEERDRLYQGRLKELRREVKKGLDQLDRGESIPGEQVFVELRAKARERRRKAR
- a CDS encoding type II toxin-antitoxin system RelE/ParE family toxin; translated protein: MSRIRFAVDARRDLDEIWEYSAEHGGVDAAERFANAIEKRCRLLATAPGAGRRRDELGPGLRSFPVGPYVIFYQRAKRGIEIARVLRGARDIAELF